The following is a genomic window from Phaseolus vulgaris cultivar G19833 chromosome 6, P. vulgaris v2.0, whole genome shotgun sequence.
ACTTCAGCTGGATGGGCTGAGGAAGAGGTTGCATAGATGATGCTGATGCCAGGCGATGAACCACTGTGGGATCCTTCATCCGAGGTAGTTCACTGCCACCATCATCTGTCCTACCCTTTGCCGCTTCAGAAACTTCAGGAGCAGAATCCCCAAATTCCCTAAGGAAACACCTTACTCCCGCACTGCCAAATAAGGACTGATTTCCTCCAGAGTATTTATATGCAGCTTGTGCATCAGCCTTGTGCAAGAAAACAACTCGACAAGTTGATGAGTTCCAAAATTGACGGAAACCTGATTGATCCATTGGGCCAAAGCGAGCAAACCTTGCCTTCAACTCTGGAATAGACGGAAGTGTTGTTTCAGGAGGAAATTTGATCATTAACATTGTAGGCTCAACTGCCTTAGCCTGAGAGTTCACTTTCTTGACCGAGTCTAGTTTCACTAACTTGGATGGAGCCTGAGACATGGATTCTATCCCATCTTCTCGCCGTGCTTCAGATGTTTTCTGACTGCTCACTGCCTTTTCTAAAGCTAGTGCTTTTATATCTTTGATTTTCTTCAACCTCTTGGCAGCAATTTCCTCTTGCCGATCAGAGGGGGCCCTTTTCCGCCCAGCTTTTGTAGGATCACCAGGCCGAATAACATGTTTCACAGGTTTTACAATCTGAGAAGCTTTGACATAGTCATCAGGACTGTCAGATGTCCTGAGACTGGAAGGAGATTTAGTGATGCGGACTTCAGGACCTTCATTCTCAGTTGGTAGAGACACAGACAAGCTTTTCCGGTAAACAAGAGACCTGAATCGCAGAAAGAAAAGCTGAACTACTCCAGGGATCTTTCTTTCGATGCCATGAAAAGGGTTCAAAGCAAGGGCGTGCAAATCACCCAAAAGTTGCGGTAAAGCCAAATTAGAATTTCCTATGGTatccatgggcattgaattacAGGCATTCACATCCACCTCCACTTGTTCTGCAGGAAAATCTTCTTTAGAAGCCAAACCAACTGAGACAGGTTTTCCTGTTGGTTTTACAGAAACTGATTTCCCAAATGTAGAATGTCTATCTGGAAAGCCTAAGGTAGGATGTAAATTTAagtcctttttctttttctttttcttcttttcctcccCAACAGCAGAAGCCTCAGAATTCAACTCATCCGCAGGTCTCTTATGACCTTTAATCTTCTTCACCACACTAATTTTGTGATGCTTTAATTCAACTGGTGAACCAGATACATTATTTTCGCTTTTAACTTGATGCATGTCATTTACTCCATCAGCATTCATCATGAGTACCTGCTCTGTTTGGTTAAAATCTTCATGTTGTCCTGACAATTTTGCATTTCCATCATGTTTTGCATCAATAACTTTGTTTTCCAGATGTAATGGTTGAGACATGCCATCAACTATGCTTGGTACTACCGACCCCCCAGACAAATCAGACCTAACCCCACTTTTACTTGAAGCATTATCCAGTTCAAAGCTTTGCGTTACTTCATCAGAGGATTCCTTTCCCTTGTTGAGGAGAGCCTTTGCATCTGAGGAAATGGAAAGGGATGCAAGACCACATTCATCTGCTTGAGCCTGACCCATCAAATCTTCTTTGACATCTGAAGTTGAAGCTGCAACGTCATGACTAAAAAATCCTGTGTctgtttttttttccaaattatGAAGTGACAGAGGAACAGCTGGACCCTTCTTCTGGAATAGATAACTATTTGCTGCATTAGATTTGTCCTCCGTGTGTGCTAATTGGACAGTACTATTTGAATCATCTCTTCGCTTAAGAAGGTATCTATCTTTCTTCAAAGCCTCCTTTACTTTAACAGATTTGCTATTCCCACCACCCAAAGGCTCTGCAATCACCAGTGGACCACTCAAGGGAGctgaaaaaatttgaaaacagaGAGAAAGTAGCATTACTATTTCAAGTGGCTTTGACTAGCTTGAGACAACATATTCAATCTAGAACCCTTATGGAAATAAGGggataaaaatacaaaagatcACACTCAAATTAAACTAATGGTCAAATTAAAAGGCTAATAATAAAACCAGACAATCCACTTATACTAGTATTATCATAGAAAACTTCACCTCTGATGAAACTTTTTGCACGGATACAAAGAAAACTTAAATCACATTAGCGAGGCTCCGTGAAGACCAAAAGtttgtattaaattaattgaGAGAAATTACAGTAATAACAACTAAGGCTAACCGCACTAATGTTGGTTGATTACAAGGATCAAGTTATGCTACTGGGCTCTATAATGAAAATTTCAATAAAACCATTTGGGGAGTTCGTTAGGGGGTTCTTCCAAGTTTCCCAATAAACTTAGATTAGAAATTTTAGATTCTCATGTTTgctaaaagttaaaataataacGAAGCATTTCTAGAAACTCGTTTTAATGTTTCCCAACAAAACATTCAAGGGAAGGGGTGTATATCCAAGATTACCACAAAGGTGGGGAAGTCTAAGATTCATGAAACTTTATCTTTCATAGGGTAGTTTTAAGCATAACAAATGCATTAACAACATTCCTAAAAATCATGATTTGcaggaaaaataattttcacaaGTATAAAACAATAGATTTTACATACCAAATGCTACAGTAGACTAAGGCCTAGGTTTCTCCATATATGGTCTTCCTGCCGTTTTTAATCTAATTATCTTCCATTTGATCCTTTTCTTTCATTCCATTAGAGCCTCTAGTAGTCTACTCGGTCAACAAATCCACCTTATCCTTAAGCAAGTTTCTGTCGTCATCTTCTTAATAGGAGCTACTCTAACTTCTCCCAAATATATCTTATTAAACTTGTCTTCGTCATGCATGCCCACTCTTTCACCTCGGTTTTCATCATAACCTAAACTAGTCGTGTTTGTAATGATTATATATCCATCAAGATCATTAACCAATCATGTTCTAGACTGTAAGCTAAGTAAACTTTTGTCGGAGACTAAAACACAAACAACAAGCATTTCAGCTACCAAGCACAAACATCACAGCGATTCAAACCTCAATTAGAATGTTAACAAACGAGCTCCACAACAACAACCGTAAGAGACTTACCAAAACCAAAACACATTTATGCAATAAAGAATATCAGAGGCTCGTATCTCCCCTTCTGAGTCAAGTGCTTAAACATCTAAGAGTAGGTATTATTATCCAAGACGTGTATATTCCTAACAACACAACAACTTTATTCCAAAACCCAAAAACCCAGATAGATTTGGTCATCAAATTCATTGTCAGCAGACACAAACAACGCATAGACAAAGTTACTGAAATACAACAGGTCTCCATTAACCAATAAAACTGAAAGGAATAAACTATATGTATATATACCTCTAGGAGTGTGCCTAACAATCCCAGGCTGATCGAGTTTATTATTCTGAGGATGAGTGGTGCGCACGGGCTGTACCCCAAAAGCCTGAGCATAAGTCTCATCAAACTGCTCAAACACCGCCTTCCGGTAAGCAGAAAGGGTAGCCTTATTGTTAGTGAATCCAATGCTTCCACGGCCACCATCATGTGGAGATATCGCCAATTGTTTCACGAATGCAAGCGTCTCAGTCGGTTTAAAACTATCCCTCGCCTTCCTAATCTGGCCATCAGAATACAACCCTCCAGGCTCATACTCTTCCACATCAACACAAAAATACCCTTCAACATTTATGGGTCTAAAATTATCAGCGTTCCTACACCTACAACATAACCCAAGCCCACGCCGCCTGCAGGCCTCATCAACCGCCTCCTCCACGGCCCTCACAAACGTCCTTGAACTCGTCTGTTGCGATTTCTCCGCGAAATTCTCGTCGAACGGAATGAGCTCGGTCGGTTCGAACCAGCCATAGCTGCTATCGCCGAAGAACGCCACCAACACATGCCCCTCCCGCTTCAAGCGACGCACCGAAGGGGACGCAAACGCTTCGGTGTATACGTGCCCAGGCCACCACGGGTGAGACTTCACCTTCCCCCACACCATATCACCGACCTCGAACCCAAACCCTAGATCCCGCGACACGTGCCTCTCAGCTGCCACGTAGTCGTCGAATTCCGACAACAGAGATCCACTATCGGAACCGAGAAATTTGTCGCCGTCATCATTTTCCTCCGTGAAACTATCGACGGTGGACGATGCGTTACCGTCGGAGAAAACCCTAACCCTACAGTCTTGCATTGAAGAGTCGCCGAGTTTCTGGTCCCGCGAAACCCTAGGAGAATCGGCAACAACCGGCGCATTGTCTTGAGAGTGCAATTGGGTCATTAGGGGCGTCGCTGTTGAAAAAGATGAGAAATTCAAGAAACGAAACCCTAAGAACGAGCTCGGGCGAGGCTTAGAGGCTTCACTCACAGAGCAGTGAGCTTTACCTTTCCAAAGAAAGTtaagaaaagagagaaatgaGAGCAGAAATTATGGTACCAAAAAGACATTCAAAACCCTAATTATTATAAACACACAGTGTTCTTGATTCCATCTGTGACCATTTCTTTTATCAAGTCCTTCATTTTCTTACTAGCAAAAGTTTAAAATGAGTTTATTACAGAGTAATTAATGTTGTTTTTTTCAAAAAGTGTGACAAGTACACGAAGATCGAATGAACTCTAGAGTTTGTAGTTATTCAAAAGCTCCTTTTACAAACATGACAATATAAATCTCGTTggttcaaataaataatatttgagTGATTAAACTGCACTtgtatataaaatcaattttgagATTAAGATAATTGGTGTgattaaagttttgtttaagaaaaatgaataaagaaaatgctaaatgaagaaaggaaaaaaaatggaatatgtaaaaacaaaaaagttggAAAGCAAGTAAATAATGAAACTTTAAGATGTTGAAACAAAAGAGTGAGTAAATCAATCTAGAAAGTGAAgactgaaaaaaataaaatgaaaatttgtagaaaagaaatataaatgcaATAAATGTTTACTTAACAAtccaataatatattttaattatatttaatttttttaacttaaaatgttattattttattataaatggttattaaatatatgtgttttatttttggaagttaaagaaatttttttcttttttaattatttaaaaaaaattataaaaacaaaaaataattaattactatattaattacattaaatattattttaaacattaacaaaattattgatacttaatataatttttattatttaataaaaaatttaaattaatttttaatttaatatatgaaaAGTTTAGCTAGCTTTTAGTGAGCCATTGCAACATTCCAGACCCTTCCACgcctttcttttcttgttttacaaattcaaacacaaaaaaaaactttttcgGACCGAGCGAACTTAAACTATAAGTAGGTATAAACCGATAGTAAAAGAATCATTTTCCTTCTTAATTACCCAATAGGGATGGGGAAGGAATCCAGGACGGAAGGTAAGAATGCAGCCAGCCAATACCAGCGTAGACAAAATTCAAGAAAGGGCGTACACAagatatatacatatatatatcaACCGAGTAACCCCCCATCCCACCCCAGAAACTGATCtattaaatataaagaaaaatggTAGCTAATAAAATGCTACTGACAATGAGTGCATTTACATTTATGGAGCCCAAAATCTCAGATAGACTCGCCCAAACATTACCTAGCAATTCTAGGAGCAAGTCATCCACATTATTCCACTCGATAATTTTTCTTGTGTATGTATGAATGATATGGAAAAGGAAGCAGTGCAGAGTAAATTTTGTCAAAGCGGATGGTAAGGCACATAACCCAATAAACCCGTCAAGTTAGTCACAACATCGCTGCACCTCGTCAAAAGGTGTATCATCTGCTGTGATATATCAACCGTGCTTGCAGTAGCTGATGCTGTGGCGTTAATAAAATTTGGAGTGTTTCGGGTTGCCATTGCCAATTCAGAATTACGCAAATT
Proteins encoded in this region:
- the LOC137831685 gene encoding PWWP domain-containing protein 1-like, which translates into the protein MTQLHSQDNAPVVADSPRVSRDQKLGDSSMQDCRVRVFSDGNASSTVDSFTEENDDGDKFLGSDSGSLLSEFDDYVAAERHVSRDLGFGFEVGDMVWGKVKSHPWWPGHVYTEAFASPSVRRLKREGHVLVAFFGDSSYGWFEPTELIPFDENFAEKSQQTSSRTFVRAVEEAVDEACRRRGLGLCCRCRNADNFRPINVEGYFCVDVEEYEPGGLYSDGQIRKARDSFKPTETLAFVKQLAISPHDGGRGSIGFTNNKATLSAYRKAVFEQFDETYAQAFGVQPVRTTHPQNNKLDQPGIVRHTPRAPLSGPLVIAEPLGGGNSKSVKVKEALKKDRYLLKRRDDSNSTVQLAHTEDKSNAANSYLFQKKGPAVPLSLHNLEKKTDTGFFSHDVAASTSDVKEDLMGQAQADECGLASLSISSDAKALLNKGKESSDEVTQSFELDNASSKSGVRSDLSGGSVVPSIVDGMSQPLHLENKVIDAKHDGNAKLSGQHEDFNQTEQVLMMNADGVNDMHQVKSENNVSGSPVELKHHKISVVKKIKGHKRPADELNSEASAVGEEKKKKKKKKDLNLHPTLGFPDRHSTFGKSVSVKPTGKPVSVGLASKEDFPAEQVEVDVNACNSMPMDTIGNSNLALPQLLGDLHALALNPFHGIERKIPGVVQLFFLRFRSLVYRKSLSVSLPTENEGPEVRITKSPSSLRTSDSPDDYVKASQIVKPVKHVIRPGDPTKAGRKRAPSDRQEEIAAKRLKKIKDIKALALEKAVSSQKTSEARREDGIESMSQAPSKLVKLDSVKKVNSQAKAVEPTMLMIKFPPETTLPSIPELKARFARFGPMDQSGFRQFWNSSTCRVVFLHKADAQAAYKYSGGNQSLFGSAGVRCFLREFGDSAPEVSEAAKGRTDDGGSELPRMKDPTVVHRLASASSMQPLPQPIQLKSCLKKSTGDESGVVTGNGSSSKGNSRVKFMLGGEESSKGDQIMVGNRNKFNNASFADAGSPPVATDFNSKNIQKMTLQPPLPILPLPTSQFSKPPQHNLRNSEMAMATRNTPNFINATASATASTVDISQQMIHLLTRCSDVVTNLTGLLGYVPYHPL